From Garra rufa chromosome 19, GarRuf1.0, whole genome shotgun sequence, the proteins below share one genomic window:
- the LOC141292990 gene encoding coiled-coil domain-containing protein 80-like: MSRLWIFLLLLAHWINNPVLSAKGGKKKHQVKNQSSHASPREDVGSERASENPTESDFLADFAGKHRLWVITAPSNSDNYLRMMEKQIQESEGLNCRLAERDTLIVTIIQNAMMEGKIQRTTLQGESTVEVMDSEMVSKLLHYLELQDHTFSMLILKKNMRVSERFPYPVRVEAVLEVIDQLPVRKLEKVARKGLPVKCKITKKRLVVKKQGSSKRRTFSPQRNANTTSIFLTQKIRVSNKKATLRNKVKDILSGRSRFVIRKTTGTSGKGTKAGSKSESSGNEKLKHNDQKKTPETDRHPEPVTEVKKASEADKTHAGAKSNFDNLNEEFKGEQTIDHSSSKKKGKGKDGKKKKEKGGRRKSQREADDKKKATLKDFMQNLSGRRRLLVISSPSDVSSQYIKQREDNELRSCEFSQRKVSVLSIMGSEHNPTLHIQHYQQDSDIPQASLPDKFRNPELISEIRREYGLDSKNFSMVLTDYDLRPNLNRVFNKPKAPSDLLDYIDSFPSRQSEKEEERKASSPCSKAETNNQEDNSLLRFISKRRLLIISTPTVDDYSFHQQLQALNGQECPLGIRHFALLKIVGTGSTASGTVEFFPLNGKSQPEKEKLTQDVVESLRNQLKINRDYFSMLVVGKDGDVKAWFPSPMWSLGSIYDLVDSMEMRQQEHKLQQTLGIHCPDENTGTYHGYTEETEDSYLYHRSED; encoded by the exons ATGTCTCGTCTGTGGATCTTCTTGCTTCTGTTGGCACACTGGATCAACAACCCGGTGCTTTCTGCAAAAGGAGGGAAGAAAAAACACCAGGTGAAGAATCAAAGCAGCCATGCATCTCCTAGGGAGGATGTTGGGTCCGAAAGGGCTTCCGAGAATCCAACAGAGTCTGACTTCTTAGCAGATTTTGCTGGAAAACACCGCCTCTGGGTGATCACTGCACCGTCAAACAGTGACAACTATTTGCGTATgatggagaagcagatccaggagtCTGAAGGACTGAATTGTCGCTTAGCAGAAAGAGACACTCTCATTGTTACTATTATTCAGAATGCCATGATGGAAGGCAAAATCCAACGAACGACCTTGCAGGGAGAATCCACTGTGGAGGTTATGGACTCTGAAATGGTGAGCAAACTTCTTCATTACCTTGAGCTGCAGGATCATACCTTCTCCATGCTGATTCTGAAGAAGAACATGAGGGTTAGTGAGAGATTTCCTTACCCGGTTCGCGTTGAGGCCGTTCTTGAGGTCATCGATCAGCTGCCTGTGCGAAAGCTGGAGAAGGTTGCGAGAAAGGGGTTACCGGTTAAATGCAAAATCACAAAGAAGAGGTTAGTGGTGAAGAAACAGGGCTCCAGCAAGCGTAGGACCTTCAGCCCACAGAGGAATGCGAATACCACGTCCATCTTTCTCACACAGAAGATACGTGTAAGCAACAAAAAGGCAACTTTGAGAAACAAAGTAAAAGATATTTTGAGTGGACGTTCACGCTTTGTCATCCGTAAAACAACAGGCACCTCAGGAAAAGGAACTAAAGCAGGTTCAAAATCTGAATCTAGTGGAAATGAGAAACTGAAGCACAACGACCAGAAGAAAACTCCAGAGACTGACAGACACCCAGAGCCGGTAACAGAAGTGAAAAAAGCTTCGGAGGCAGATAAAACGCATGCTGGTGCAAAATCTAATTTTGATAACCTCAATGAGGAGTTCAAAGGAGAACAAACCATTGACCATTCAAGCTCTAAAAAGAAAGGCAAAGGAAAGGATGGCAAAAAGAAAAAGGAGAAAGGAGGAAGGAGGAAGTCACAACGAGAAGCAGATGATAAGAAAAAGGCAACTCTTAAAGATTTCATGCAAAACCTCAGCGGGAGAAGAAGACTTCTT GTGATTTCATCCCCAAGTGATGTCTCAAGCCAGTATATCAAACAGAGAGAAGATAACGAGCTACGTAGCTGTGAGTTTTCCCAAAGAAAAGTCTCAGTGCTGTCCATCATGGGTTCAGAACATAATCCTACGCTACACATTCAACACTACCAACAAG ATTCTGATATTCCACAAGCATCCCTGCCAGATAAGTTCAGAAACCCTGAGTTAATCAGCGAGATCCGCAGAGAATATGGGCTGGATTCCAAAAACTTCTCAATGGTGCTGACTGACTATGACCTGAGGCCTAAC CTTAACAGGGTTTTCAACAAGCCAAAAGCTCCTTCCGATTTACTCGATTACATTGACAGCTTTCCTTCACGTCAGTCTGAGAAGGAAGAGGAGAGAAAGGCTTCATCACCCTGCTCTAAAGCCGAAACAAACAATCAAGAGGATAACTCACTTCTGAG GTTTATTTCCAAACGAAGACTTCTGATCATCTCAACACCCACTGTAGATGACTACTCGTTCCATCAGCAGCTTCAAGCGCTCAATGGACAGGAGTGTCCACTAG GTATTCGTCATTTTGCCTTGTTGAAGATTGTGGGAACTGGATCGACTGCTTCAGGAACAGTGGAGTTCTTTCCATTGAATG GGAAAAGTCAACCTGAGAAGGAGAAACTTACGCAGGATGTGGTGGAGAGTCTCAGGAACCAGTTGAAGATAAACCGTGACTACTTCAGCATGCTGGTGGTGGGTAAGGATGGAGACGTAAAGGCCTGGTTCCCATCTCCAATGTGGTCCCTAGGAAGCATCTATGACCTTGTAGACTCCATGGAAATGCGTCAACAGGAACATAAACTACAGCAAACTCTTGGGATTCACTGTCCAGATGAAAATACTGGTACCTACCATGGTTACACAGAAGAGACAGAGGATAGCTATTTGTACCACAGATCTGAAGACTAA